Proteins co-encoded in one Brassica oleracea var. oleracea cultivar TO1000 chromosome C4, BOL, whole genome shotgun sequence genomic window:
- the LOC106343037 gene encoding myosin-16 isoform X3, translated as MGENILVDSHVWVEDPEIAWTHGVVLNIKGDEAEVKTNDGKELVAKLSKLYPKDDEAPSEGVEDMTRLSYLHEPAVLDNLATRYGLNEIYTYTGNILIAVNPFQGLPHLYDAEVMEKYKEASFKELGPHVFAIGGIAYREMINEDRNKCILVSGESGSGKTETTKMLMRYLAYFGGHTAGEGRTVENQVLESNPVLEAFGNAKTVKNNNSSRFGKFVEIQFDDVGRISGAAIRTYLLERSRVCQVSDPERNYHCFYLLCAAPPEDAERFKLGDPKSFRYLNQSSCYELDGVNDAEEYLATRRAMDVVGISETEQDAIFRIVAAILHLGNIEFCKGEDADSSSLKDEQSMFHLQMTSELLMCDPNSLEDALCKRMMVTPEEVIKRSLDPLGAAVSRDGLAKTIYSRLFDWLVNKINISIGQDSHSRRLIGVLDIYGFESFKTNSFEQFCINYTNEKLQQHFNQHVFKMEQGEYEKEEIDWSYVEFVDNKDVVDLIEKKPGGIIALLDEACMLPKSTPETFSEKLYQTFKNHKRFIKPKLTRSDFTLVHYAGEVQYQSDQFLDKNKDYVVAEHQDLLNASKCSFVSGLFPPLPKASSKSKFSSIGARFKLQLQQLMETLNLTEPHYIRCVKPNNLLQPTVFDNANVLHQLRSGGVLEAIRVKCAGYPTNRTFIEFLKRFIILAPEILKGEYEADDACKWILDKKGLTGFQIGKSKVFLRAGQMAELDAHRTKVLGEAAKMIQGQVRTRLTRERYVLLRRASVNIQANWRANLARKISRYMKREEAAIKIQKNLRRQIAIKDYGNTKSSAVTLQSGLRTMVARHEFHYKLKSKAATVIQSYWRGYSAITDYKKLKRASLVYQSKLRGRIARKQLGQSNQADKKKETEHEREVELSNRAEEAVDKSFVKHSDESGDEDMGHDRETTHSIQEDDGTEKSFVMHSEHSDDGEIRHERETKHTTIQADDGIEKSFVMHSEHSSDEEKGHERHTEHTIQADDGIENPFVLDSENLYNNFSDVSHITNPFRDTEIESLTAEVEMLKALLQVEKQRADISERKCDEARELGERRRKRLEETEKRVYQLQDSLNRLLYSMSDQFSQLKSILRSTSMSSTMAASAPVVRDDLADSSENSEASSTDSDFTFPAPSSSSPDNPNQLQVIVQDLSTTEAKEQ; from the exons ATGGGTGAAAACATATTGGTGGATTCTCATGTTTGGGTGGAGGACCCGGAGATTGCATGGACTCACGGGGTTGTGCTTAATATCAAGGGAGACGAAGCTGAGGTTAAAACCAATGATGGTAAAGAG CTTGTTGCTAAATTATCAAAACTATATCCAAAAGACGATGAAGCTCCTTCAGAGGGAGTAGAGGACATGACACGATTATCTTATCTCCATGAGCCTGCGGTTCTCGACAACTTGGCCACCAGATATGGGCTGAATGAAATTTAT ACTTATACAGGAAACATTCTTATTGCTGTCAATCCCTTTCAAGGACTCCCTCATCTTTATGACGCTGAGGTTATGGAGAAGTACAAGGAAGCCTCCTTCAAAGAATTGGGCCCTCATGTTTTTGCAATTGGTGGCATTGCATACAG GGAAATGATCAATGAGGACAGGAATAAATGTATACTGGTCAGTGGTGAAAGTGGGTCTGGAAAGACAGAGACGACTAAGATGCTCATGCGTTACCTTGCATACTTTGGCGGGCATACTGCAGGTGAAGGACGGACGGTTGAGAACCAAGTCTTAGAA TCAAATCCAGTTCTCGAGGCATTTGGAAATGCGAAGACTGTTAAGAACAACAACTCCAG TCGTTTTGGGAAATTTGTGGAGATTCAGTTTGATGATGTGGGTCGAATATCTGGGGCAGCCATCAGAACCTACCTTTTGGAGAGGTCTCGTGTTTGCCAAGTTTCAGATCCTGAACGCAACTATCACTGCTTTTACCTCCTGTGTGCTGCTCCTCCAGAG GATGCTGAGAGATTTAAATTGGGGGACCCTAAGTCCTTTCGCTATCTTAACCAATCTAGCTGCTATGAACTTGATGGTGTAAATGATGCAGAGGAGTATCTTGCCACTAGAAGAGCTATGGATGTAGTTGGAATAAGTGAAACAGAACAG GATGCAATTTTCAGAATTGTGGCTGCCATTCTCCATCTTGGAAATATTGAATTTTGCAAGGGAGAAGATGCTGATTCATCATCTCTAAAAGATGAACAGTCAATGTTTCATCTCCAAATGACGTCAGAATTGCTCAT GTGTGATCCCAATTCCTTAGAAGATGCTTTGTGTAAGCGTATGATGGTCACCCCAGAAGAAGTTATCAAAAGAAGTCTTGATCCTCTTGGTGCTGCCGTCAGTAGGGATGGTTTAGCAAAGACAATATACTCTAGACTCTTTGATTG GTTGGTAAACAAAATAAATATCTCTATCGGACAAGATTCTCACTCTAGGCGTTTGATCGGAGTCCTTGACATTTATGGTTTTGAGAGCTTCAAAACCAACAG CTTTGAACAATTCTGTATAAATTACACGAATGAAAAGCTGCAACAGCATTTCAACCAG CATGTATTCAAAATGGAACAAGGTGAATATGAGAAAGAAGAAATAGATTGGAGCTATGTGGAGTTCGTTGATAACAAAGATGTCGTGGATCTGATTGAAAAG AAGCCCGGTGGTATCATTGCTCTTCTAGATGAAGCATG CATGCTACCCAAATCAACTCCTGAAACATTTTCTGAGAAGCTGTATCAAACATTCAAGAATCATAAGCGCTTCATAAAACCAAAATTGACTCGGTCAGATTTTACGTTAGTTCATTATGCAGGGGAG GTTCAGTACCAGTCCGATCAATTTTTAGACAAAAACAAAGACTATGTTGTTGCCGAGCATCAGGATTTGTTAAATGCTTCCAAATGTTCTTTTGTGTCGGGCCTTTTTCCTCCTCTTCCTAAAGCGAGTAGCAAATCTAAGTTTTCCTCCATTGGCGCTCGTTTCAAG CTACAATTGCAACAGCTGATGGAGACACTGAATCTTACGGAACCGCACTACATCAGATGTGTTAAGCCAAACAATTTGTTGCAGCCAACAGTGTTTGACAATGCCAATGTCTTGCACCAATTACGCTCTGGG GGTGTTCTTGAGGCCATCAGAGTGAAATGCGCTGGATATCCAACAAATAGAACTTTCATTGAATTCTTGAAACGATTTATCATTCTTGCACCGGAGATTCTGAAAGGAGA GTATGAAGCAGATGATGCATGCAAGTGGATTTTGGACAAAAAAGGGCTTACAGGTTTCCAA ATTGGGAAAAGTAAAGTTTTCCTTAGAGCTGGTCAGATGGCTGAGCTAGATGCACACAGAACAAAAGTGCTTGGCGAAGCAGCGAAGATGATTCAAGGACAAGTTAGAACCCGTCTCACAAGAGAACGATATGTACTCTTGCGGAGGGCTTCAGTTAATATACAAGCTAATTGGAGAG CAAACCTTGCACGAAAGATATCAAGGTACATGAAAAGGGAGGAAGCCGCCATCAAAATTCAGAAAAACTTACGTAGACAGATTGCGATTAAAGATTATGGGAATACCAAATCTTCGGCAGTCACATTGCAAAGTGGACTCCGGACAATGGTTGCACGCCATGAGTTCCATTATAAACTGAAGTCTAAGGCAGCGACTGTGATCCAG TCTTACTGGCGTGGTTACAGTGCTATAACTGACTACAAGAAACTGAAAAGAGCTTCTCTTGTTTATCAAAGCAAACTCAGAGGAAGGATTGCTAGAAAACAGTTGGGACAGTCAAATCAG GCTGACAAAAAGAAAGAGACAGAACATGAAAGAGAGGTGGAACTTTCCAATCGAGCCGAAGAGGCAGTTGATAAGTCGTTTGTAAAGCATTCAGATGAAAGTGGTGATGAAGATATGGGACATGACAGAGAGACAACACATTCCATCCAAGAAGATGATGGAACTGAAAAGTCCTTTGTAATGCATTCAGAGCATAGCGATGATGGAGAGATAAGACATGAAAGAGAGACAAAGCATACCACTATCCAAGCAGATGATGGAATTGAAAAGTCCTTTGTAATGCATTCAGAGCATAGTAGTGATGAAGAGAAAGGACATGAACGACATACAGAACATACCATCCAAGCAGATGATGGAATTGAAAACCCCTTTGTTCTCGATTCAGAGAACCTTTACAACAACTTCTCTGATGTAAGCCATATAACGAACCCTTTTCGTGATACAGAAATTGAGTCCCTCACTGCCGAAGTTGAGATGTTGAAG GCCTTGTTGCAAGTTGAGAAACAAAGGGCTGACATCTCCGAAAGAAAATGTGATGAAGCTCGAGAACTTGGTGAGAGAAGACGCAAACGATTAGAAGAAACAGAAAAAAGAGTTTACCAACTACAAGACTCTTTGAACAG GTTGTTATATTCTATGTCGGACCAATTCTCGCAACTGAAGTCCATCCTGAGATCTACTTCCATGTCTTCAACGATGGCTGCTTCAGCGCCAGTTGTACGTGATGATCTTGCTGACAGCTCTGAGAACTCTGAAGCTTCATCAACTGATTCTGATTTCACTTTTCCAGCTCCATCTTCTTCTTCTCCAGATAATCCAAATCAGCTGCAGGTTATTGTTCAAGATCTATCAACCACAGAGGCCAAAG AACAATAA
- the LOC106343037 gene encoding myosin-16 isoform X4, with protein MGENILVDSHVWVEDPEIAWTHGVVLNIKGDEAEVKTNDGKELVAKLSKLYPKDDEAPSEGVEDMTRLSYLHEPAVLDNLATRYGLNEIYTYTGNILIAVNPFQGLPHLYDAEVMEKYKEASFKELGPHVFAIGGIAYREMINEDRNKCILVSGESGSGKTETTKMLMRYLAYFGGHTAGEGRTVENQVLESNPVLEAFGNAKTVKNNNSSRFGKFVEIQFDDVGRISGAAIRTYLLERSRVCQVSDPERNYHCFYLLCAAPPEDAERFKLGDPKSFRYLNQSSCYELDGVNDAEEYLATRRAMDVVGISETEQDAIFRIVAAILHLGNIEFCKGEDADSSSLKDEQSMFHLQMTSELLMCDPNSLEDALCKRMMVTPEEVIKRSLDPLGAAVSRDGLAKTIYSRLFDWLVNKINISIGQDSHSRRLIGVLDIYGFESFKTNSFEQFCINYTNEKLQQHFNQHVFKMEQGEYEKEEIDWSYVEFVDNKDVVDLIEKKPGGIIALLDEACMLPKSTPETFSEKLYQTFKNHKRFIKPKLTRSDFTLVHYAGEVQYQSDQFLDKNKDYVVAEHQDLLNASKCSFVSGLFPPLPKASSKSKFSSIGARFKLQLQQLMETLNLTEPHYIRCVKPNNLLQPTVFDNANVLHQLRSGGVLEAIRVKCAGYPTNRTFIEFLKRFIILAPEILKGEYEADDACKWILDKKGLTGFQIGKSKVFLRAGQMAELDAHRTKVLGEAAKMIQGQVRTRLTRERYVLLRRASVNIQANWRANLARKISRYMKREEAAIKIQKNLRRQIAIKDYGNTKSSAVTLQSGLRTMVARHEFHYKLKSKAATVIQSYWRGYSAITDYKKLKRASLVYQSKLRGRIARKQLGQSNQADKKKETEHEREVELSNRAEEAVDKSFVKHSDESGDEDMGHDRETTHSIQEDDGTEKSFVMHSEHSDDGEIRHERETKHTTIQADDGIEKSFVMHSEHSSDEEKGHERHTEHTIQADDGIENPFVLDSENLYNNFSDVSHITNPFRDTEIESLTAEVEMLKALLQVEKQRADISERKCDEARELGERRRKRLEETEKRVYQLQDSLNRLLYSMSDQFSQLKSILRSTSMSSTMAASAPVVRDDLADSSENSEASSTDSDFTFPAPSSSSPDNPNQLQVIVQDLSTTEAKGQ; from the exons ATGGGTGAAAACATATTGGTGGATTCTCATGTTTGGGTGGAGGACCCGGAGATTGCATGGACTCACGGGGTTGTGCTTAATATCAAGGGAGACGAAGCTGAGGTTAAAACCAATGATGGTAAAGAG CTTGTTGCTAAATTATCAAAACTATATCCAAAAGACGATGAAGCTCCTTCAGAGGGAGTAGAGGACATGACACGATTATCTTATCTCCATGAGCCTGCGGTTCTCGACAACTTGGCCACCAGATATGGGCTGAATGAAATTTAT ACTTATACAGGAAACATTCTTATTGCTGTCAATCCCTTTCAAGGACTCCCTCATCTTTATGACGCTGAGGTTATGGAGAAGTACAAGGAAGCCTCCTTCAAAGAATTGGGCCCTCATGTTTTTGCAATTGGTGGCATTGCATACAG GGAAATGATCAATGAGGACAGGAATAAATGTATACTGGTCAGTGGTGAAAGTGGGTCTGGAAAGACAGAGACGACTAAGATGCTCATGCGTTACCTTGCATACTTTGGCGGGCATACTGCAGGTGAAGGACGGACGGTTGAGAACCAAGTCTTAGAA TCAAATCCAGTTCTCGAGGCATTTGGAAATGCGAAGACTGTTAAGAACAACAACTCCAG TCGTTTTGGGAAATTTGTGGAGATTCAGTTTGATGATGTGGGTCGAATATCTGGGGCAGCCATCAGAACCTACCTTTTGGAGAGGTCTCGTGTTTGCCAAGTTTCAGATCCTGAACGCAACTATCACTGCTTTTACCTCCTGTGTGCTGCTCCTCCAGAG GATGCTGAGAGATTTAAATTGGGGGACCCTAAGTCCTTTCGCTATCTTAACCAATCTAGCTGCTATGAACTTGATGGTGTAAATGATGCAGAGGAGTATCTTGCCACTAGAAGAGCTATGGATGTAGTTGGAATAAGTGAAACAGAACAG GATGCAATTTTCAGAATTGTGGCTGCCATTCTCCATCTTGGAAATATTGAATTTTGCAAGGGAGAAGATGCTGATTCATCATCTCTAAAAGATGAACAGTCAATGTTTCATCTCCAAATGACGTCAGAATTGCTCAT GTGTGATCCCAATTCCTTAGAAGATGCTTTGTGTAAGCGTATGATGGTCACCCCAGAAGAAGTTATCAAAAGAAGTCTTGATCCTCTTGGTGCTGCCGTCAGTAGGGATGGTTTAGCAAAGACAATATACTCTAGACTCTTTGATTG GTTGGTAAACAAAATAAATATCTCTATCGGACAAGATTCTCACTCTAGGCGTTTGATCGGAGTCCTTGACATTTATGGTTTTGAGAGCTTCAAAACCAACAG CTTTGAACAATTCTGTATAAATTACACGAATGAAAAGCTGCAACAGCATTTCAACCAG CATGTATTCAAAATGGAACAAGGTGAATATGAGAAAGAAGAAATAGATTGGAGCTATGTGGAGTTCGTTGATAACAAAGATGTCGTGGATCTGATTGAAAAG AAGCCCGGTGGTATCATTGCTCTTCTAGATGAAGCATG CATGCTACCCAAATCAACTCCTGAAACATTTTCTGAGAAGCTGTATCAAACATTCAAGAATCATAAGCGCTTCATAAAACCAAAATTGACTCGGTCAGATTTTACGTTAGTTCATTATGCAGGGGAG GTTCAGTACCAGTCCGATCAATTTTTAGACAAAAACAAAGACTATGTTGTTGCCGAGCATCAGGATTTGTTAAATGCTTCCAAATGTTCTTTTGTGTCGGGCCTTTTTCCTCCTCTTCCTAAAGCGAGTAGCAAATCTAAGTTTTCCTCCATTGGCGCTCGTTTCAAG CTACAATTGCAACAGCTGATGGAGACACTGAATCTTACGGAACCGCACTACATCAGATGTGTTAAGCCAAACAATTTGTTGCAGCCAACAGTGTTTGACAATGCCAATGTCTTGCACCAATTACGCTCTGGG GGTGTTCTTGAGGCCATCAGAGTGAAATGCGCTGGATATCCAACAAATAGAACTTTCATTGAATTCTTGAAACGATTTATCATTCTTGCACCGGAGATTCTGAAAGGAGA GTATGAAGCAGATGATGCATGCAAGTGGATTTTGGACAAAAAAGGGCTTACAGGTTTCCAA ATTGGGAAAAGTAAAGTTTTCCTTAGAGCTGGTCAGATGGCTGAGCTAGATGCACACAGAACAAAAGTGCTTGGCGAAGCAGCGAAGATGATTCAAGGACAAGTTAGAACCCGTCTCACAAGAGAACGATATGTACTCTTGCGGAGGGCTTCAGTTAATATACAAGCTAATTGGAGAG CAAACCTTGCACGAAAGATATCAAGGTACATGAAAAGGGAGGAAGCCGCCATCAAAATTCAGAAAAACTTACGTAGACAGATTGCGATTAAAGATTATGGGAATACCAAATCTTCGGCAGTCACATTGCAAAGTGGACTCCGGACAATGGTTGCACGCCATGAGTTCCATTATAAACTGAAGTCTAAGGCAGCGACTGTGATCCAG TCTTACTGGCGTGGTTACAGTGCTATAACTGACTACAAGAAACTGAAAAGAGCTTCTCTTGTTTATCAAAGCAAACTCAGAGGAAGGATTGCTAGAAAACAGTTGGGACAGTCAAATCAG GCTGACAAAAAGAAAGAGACAGAACATGAAAGAGAGGTGGAACTTTCCAATCGAGCCGAAGAGGCAGTTGATAAGTCGTTTGTAAAGCATTCAGATGAAAGTGGTGATGAAGATATGGGACATGACAGAGAGACAACACATTCCATCCAAGAAGATGATGGAACTGAAAAGTCCTTTGTAATGCATTCAGAGCATAGCGATGATGGAGAGATAAGACATGAAAGAGAGACAAAGCATACCACTATCCAAGCAGATGATGGAATTGAAAAGTCCTTTGTAATGCATTCAGAGCATAGTAGTGATGAAGAGAAAGGACATGAACGACATACAGAACATACCATCCAAGCAGATGATGGAATTGAAAACCCCTTTGTTCTCGATTCAGAGAACCTTTACAACAACTTCTCTGATGTAAGCCATATAACGAACCCTTTTCGTGATACAGAAATTGAGTCCCTCACTGCCGAAGTTGAGATGTTGAAG GCCTTGTTGCAAGTTGAGAAACAAAGGGCTGACATCTCCGAAAGAAAATGTGATGAAGCTCGAGAACTTGGTGAGAGAAGACGCAAACGATTAGAAGAAACAGAAAAAAGAGTTTACCAACTACAAGACTCTTTGAACAG GTTGTTATATTCTATGTCGGACCAATTCTCGCAACTGAAGTCCATCCTGAGATCTACTTCCATGTCTTCAACGATGGCTGCTTCAGCGCCAGTTGTACGTGATGATCTTGCTGACAGCTCTGAGAACTCTGAAGCTTCATCAACTGATTCTGATTTCACTTTTCCAGCTCCATCTTCTTCTTCTCCAGATAATCCAAATCAGCTGCAGGTTATTGTTCAAGATCTATCAACCACAGAGGCCAAAGGTCAGTG A
- the LOC106343037 gene encoding myosin-16 isoform X5 gives MGENILVDSHVWVEDPEIAWTHGVVLNIKGDEAEVKTNDGKELVAKLSKLYPKDDEAPSEGVEDMTRLSYLHEPAVLDNLATRYGLNEIYTYTGNILIAVNPFQGLPHLYDAEVMEKYKEASFKELGPHVFAIGGIAYREMINEDRNKCILVSGESGSGKTETTKMLMRYLAYFGGHTAGEGRTVENQVLESNPVLEAFGNAKTVKNNNSSRFGKFVEIQFDDVGRISGAAIRTYLLERSRVCQVSDPERNYHCFYLLCAAPPEDAERFKLGDPKSFRYLNQSSCYELDGVNDAEEYLATRRAMDVVGISETEQDAIFRIVAAILHLGNIEFCKGEDADSSSLKDEQSMFHLQMTSELLMCDPNSLEDALCKRMMVTPEEVIKRSLDPLGAAVSRDGLAKTIYSRLFDWLVNKINISIGQDSHSRRLIGVLDIYGFESFKTNSFEQFCINYTNEKLQQHFNQHVFKMEQGEYEKEEIDWSYVEFVDNKDVVDLIEKKPGGIIALLDEACMLPKSTPETFSEKLYQTFKNHKRFIKPKLTRSDFTLVHYAGEVQYQSDQFLDKNKDYVVAEHQDLLNASKCSFVSGLFPPLPKASSKSKFSSIGARFKLQLQQLMETLNLTEPHYIRCVKPNNLLQPTVFDNANVLHQLRSGGVLEAIRVKCAGYPTNRTFIEFLKRFIILAPEILKGEYEADDACKWILDKKGLTGFQIGKSKVFLRAGQMAELDAHRTKVLGEAAKMIQGQVRTRLTRERYVLLRRASVNIQANWRANLARKISRYMKREEAAIKIQKNLRRQIAIKDYGNTKSSAVTLQSGLRTMVARHEFHYKLKSKAATVIQSYWRGYSAITDYKKLKRASLVYQSKLRGRIARKQLGQSNQADKKKETEHEREVELSNRAEEAVDKSFVKHSDESGDEDMGHDRETTHSIQEDDGTEKSFVMHSEHSDDGEIRHERETKHTTIQADDGIEKSFVMHSEHSSDEEKGHERHTEHTIQADDGIENPFVLDSENLYNNFSDVSHITNPFRDTEIESLTAEVEMLKALLQVEKQRADISERKCDEARELGERRRKRLEETEKRVYQLQDSLNSVSQVVIFYVGPILATEVHPEIYFHVFNDGCFSASCT, from the exons ATGGGTGAAAACATATTGGTGGATTCTCATGTTTGGGTGGAGGACCCGGAGATTGCATGGACTCACGGGGTTGTGCTTAATATCAAGGGAGACGAAGCTGAGGTTAAAACCAATGATGGTAAAGAG CTTGTTGCTAAATTATCAAAACTATATCCAAAAGACGATGAAGCTCCTTCAGAGGGAGTAGAGGACATGACACGATTATCTTATCTCCATGAGCCTGCGGTTCTCGACAACTTGGCCACCAGATATGGGCTGAATGAAATTTAT ACTTATACAGGAAACATTCTTATTGCTGTCAATCCCTTTCAAGGACTCCCTCATCTTTATGACGCTGAGGTTATGGAGAAGTACAAGGAAGCCTCCTTCAAAGAATTGGGCCCTCATGTTTTTGCAATTGGTGGCATTGCATACAG GGAAATGATCAATGAGGACAGGAATAAATGTATACTGGTCAGTGGTGAAAGTGGGTCTGGAAAGACAGAGACGACTAAGATGCTCATGCGTTACCTTGCATACTTTGGCGGGCATACTGCAGGTGAAGGACGGACGGTTGAGAACCAAGTCTTAGAA TCAAATCCAGTTCTCGAGGCATTTGGAAATGCGAAGACTGTTAAGAACAACAACTCCAG TCGTTTTGGGAAATTTGTGGAGATTCAGTTTGATGATGTGGGTCGAATATCTGGGGCAGCCATCAGAACCTACCTTTTGGAGAGGTCTCGTGTTTGCCAAGTTTCAGATCCTGAACGCAACTATCACTGCTTTTACCTCCTGTGTGCTGCTCCTCCAGAG GATGCTGAGAGATTTAAATTGGGGGACCCTAAGTCCTTTCGCTATCTTAACCAATCTAGCTGCTATGAACTTGATGGTGTAAATGATGCAGAGGAGTATCTTGCCACTAGAAGAGCTATGGATGTAGTTGGAATAAGTGAAACAGAACAG GATGCAATTTTCAGAATTGTGGCTGCCATTCTCCATCTTGGAAATATTGAATTTTGCAAGGGAGAAGATGCTGATTCATCATCTCTAAAAGATGAACAGTCAATGTTTCATCTCCAAATGACGTCAGAATTGCTCAT GTGTGATCCCAATTCCTTAGAAGATGCTTTGTGTAAGCGTATGATGGTCACCCCAGAAGAAGTTATCAAAAGAAGTCTTGATCCTCTTGGTGCTGCCGTCAGTAGGGATGGTTTAGCAAAGACAATATACTCTAGACTCTTTGATTG GTTGGTAAACAAAATAAATATCTCTATCGGACAAGATTCTCACTCTAGGCGTTTGATCGGAGTCCTTGACATTTATGGTTTTGAGAGCTTCAAAACCAACAG CTTTGAACAATTCTGTATAAATTACACGAATGAAAAGCTGCAACAGCATTTCAACCAG CATGTATTCAAAATGGAACAAGGTGAATATGAGAAAGAAGAAATAGATTGGAGCTATGTGGAGTTCGTTGATAACAAAGATGTCGTGGATCTGATTGAAAAG AAGCCCGGTGGTATCATTGCTCTTCTAGATGAAGCATG CATGCTACCCAAATCAACTCCTGAAACATTTTCTGAGAAGCTGTATCAAACATTCAAGAATCATAAGCGCTTCATAAAACCAAAATTGACTCGGTCAGATTTTACGTTAGTTCATTATGCAGGGGAG GTTCAGTACCAGTCCGATCAATTTTTAGACAAAAACAAAGACTATGTTGTTGCCGAGCATCAGGATTTGTTAAATGCTTCCAAATGTTCTTTTGTGTCGGGCCTTTTTCCTCCTCTTCCTAAAGCGAGTAGCAAATCTAAGTTTTCCTCCATTGGCGCTCGTTTCAAG CTACAATTGCAACAGCTGATGGAGACACTGAATCTTACGGAACCGCACTACATCAGATGTGTTAAGCCAAACAATTTGTTGCAGCCAACAGTGTTTGACAATGCCAATGTCTTGCACCAATTACGCTCTGGG GGTGTTCTTGAGGCCATCAGAGTGAAATGCGCTGGATATCCAACAAATAGAACTTTCATTGAATTCTTGAAACGATTTATCATTCTTGCACCGGAGATTCTGAAAGGAGA GTATGAAGCAGATGATGCATGCAAGTGGATTTTGGACAAAAAAGGGCTTACAGGTTTCCAA ATTGGGAAAAGTAAAGTTTTCCTTAGAGCTGGTCAGATGGCTGAGCTAGATGCACACAGAACAAAAGTGCTTGGCGAAGCAGCGAAGATGATTCAAGGACAAGTTAGAACCCGTCTCACAAGAGAACGATATGTACTCTTGCGGAGGGCTTCAGTTAATATACAAGCTAATTGGAGAG CAAACCTTGCACGAAAGATATCAAGGTACATGAAAAGGGAGGAAGCCGCCATCAAAATTCAGAAAAACTTACGTAGACAGATTGCGATTAAAGATTATGGGAATACCAAATCTTCGGCAGTCACATTGCAAAGTGGACTCCGGACAATGGTTGCACGCCATGAGTTCCATTATAAACTGAAGTCTAAGGCAGCGACTGTGATCCAG TCTTACTGGCGTGGTTACAGTGCTATAACTGACTACAAGAAACTGAAAAGAGCTTCTCTTGTTTATCAAAGCAAACTCAGAGGAAGGATTGCTAGAAAACAGTTGGGACAGTCAAATCAG GCTGACAAAAAGAAAGAGACAGAACATGAAAGAGAGGTGGAACTTTCCAATCGAGCCGAAGAGGCAGTTGATAAGTCGTTTGTAAAGCATTCAGATGAAAGTGGTGATGAAGATATGGGACATGACAGAGAGACAACACATTCCATCCAAGAAGATGATGGAACTGAAAAGTCCTTTGTAATGCATTCAGAGCATAGCGATGATGGAGAGATAAGACATGAAAGAGAGACAAAGCATACCACTATCCAAGCAGATGATGGAATTGAAAAGTCCTTTGTAATGCATTCAGAGCATAGTAGTGATGAAGAGAAAGGACATGAACGACATACAGAACATACCATCCAAGCAGATGATGGAATTGAAAACCCCTTTGTTCTCGATTCAGAGAACCTTTACAACAACTTCTCTGATGTAAGCCATATAACGAACCCTTTTCGTGATACAGAAATTGAGTCCCTCACTGCCGAAGTTGAGATGTTGAAG GCCTTGTTGCAAGTTGAGAAACAAAGGGCTGACATCTCCGAAAGAAAATGTGATGAAGCTCGAGAACTTGGTGAGAGAAGACGCAAACGATTAGAAGAAACAGAAAAAAGAGTTTACCAACTACAAGACTCTTTGAACAG TGTATCCCAGGTTGTTATATTCTATGTCGGACCAATTCTCGCAACTGAAGTCCATCCTGAGATCTACTTCCATGTCTTCAACGATGGCTGCTTCAGCGCCAGTTGTACGTGA